The following proteins come from a genomic window of Acinetobacter baumannii:
- a CDS encoding TetR/AcrR family transcriptional regulator: MSYKRSSLMQERMEQNRKSILSSARKIISEGGFKDAQIQTIAEQAGVSSGLVYRYFDNKSQVLIEVLSDAINTELLVIESITESDLSAKQKLHKAVATFVKRALNSPQLAYSLMFEPVDSTVEHERFRVKQLIKQSIKKILADGNASGEFVLDDLNTAALCVVGAMTYVVVEPLDPAQNTKFDHAHKDYFSKQIADFCVDAVQKK, translated from the coding sequence ATGAGCTATAAACGATCATCTTTAATGCAAGAGCGGATGGAACAAAATCGAAAATCGATTTTGAGTTCAGCCAGAAAAATAATTTCAGAGGGAGGGTTCAAAGACGCACAAATACAAACAATTGCAGAGCAAGCGGGTGTATCAAGTGGTCTGGTTTATCGCTACTTCGATAATAAAAGCCAAGTGCTAATAGAAGTTTTGTCTGATGCCATTAATACAGAACTATTGGTGATTGAATCGATTACCGAAAGTGACTTATCGGCAAAGCAGAAATTACACAAGGCGGTGGCAACCTTTGTAAAACGGGCACTCAATAGTCCTCAGCTTGCATATTCACTCATGTTTGAACCTGTCGATTCAACGGTTGAACATGAGCGTTTTCGTGTGAAGCAATTGATTAAACAAAGTATTAAAAAAATACTTGCGGATGGAAATGCAAGTGGTGAGTTTGTCTTGGATGATTTAAACACAGCAGCACTTTGTGTAGTCGGTGCTATGACTTATGTGGTGGTTGAACCCCTAGACCCAGCTCAAAATACAAAGTTTGATCATGCGCATAAAGACTATTTTTCAAAACAGATTGCTGACTTTTGTGTGGATGCTGTGCAGAAAAAATAG
- a CDS encoding AMP-binding protein → MQQERLSYASGPSTQPLLGMTIGEQFDQACQQYAEKEAIVSFHQNRRLTYKALQDEVNAFACSLLKLGLKKGDRLAIWSPNCVEWTITQFAAFKAGIILVNLNTAYKSHELEYVLNKVSCKGLIIASQFKTTDYQELLTKIAPELTTCTDKVLSSERLPHLKFVIKIDDQQHTGIYRFSDLLTTPTSEQLEQLKQLARQLQFDETINIQFTSGTTGNPKGTMLTHHNILNNGYFVGEGIRLTPQDKVCISVPLFHCFGMVMGNLACVTHGATMVYPSAVFNPLETLKAIHQERCTAAYGVPTMFIATLEHEQFNDFDLSSLRTGIMAGSPCPREIMQRVIDRMHMSEITICYGMTETSPVSVQSSVNDSIDKRVSTVGHVHPHVEIKIVDLEGQIVPQGTLGELCVRGYSVMAGYWGEEEKTREVIDAAGWMHTGDIAEMDQDGFIKIKGRIKDVVIRGGENLFPKEIEDFLYTHPDVSDVQVIGLPDAKYGEELCACIILHEHHQVDEDSIRQFCKEHISHNKVPRYVRFFNEFPMTASGKAQKFKLQEIMRAELNLTGNVFD, encoded by the coding sequence ATGCAACAAGAACGGTTAAGCTACGCCTCGGGACCAAGTACACAACCCTTATTGGGTATGACCATTGGTGAACAATTTGATCAGGCCTGTCAGCAATATGCTGAAAAGGAAGCGATTGTCAGTTTTCATCAAAACAGACGATTAACCTATAAAGCTTTACAGGATGAAGTAAACGCTTTTGCTTGTAGCCTATTAAAATTGGGATTAAAAAAAGGAGACCGATTAGCGATTTGGTCACCTAACTGTGTGGAATGGACCATCACGCAGTTTGCAGCTTTTAAAGCAGGGATTATTTTAGTCAATCTAAATACAGCTTATAAAAGTCATGAGCTTGAATATGTGTTGAATAAGGTCTCATGCAAAGGATTGATTATTGCTTCTCAATTTAAAACGACGGATTATCAAGAATTACTCACAAAAATTGCTCCTGAGTTAACCACCTGTACAGATAAAGTGCTCAGTTCAGAGCGACTGCCACATTTAAAATTTGTCATTAAAATTGATGACCAACAACATACCGGTATTTATCGTTTTAGTGATTTACTAACCACACCAACTTCTGAACAGCTAGAACAATTAAAACAATTAGCCAGACAGCTCCAGTTTGATGAAACTATTAATATCCAATTTACCTCAGGTACAACAGGTAACCCGAAAGGGACCATGTTAACCCATCATAATATTTTAAATAATGGTTATTTTGTCGGTGAAGGCATTCGTTTAACTCCTCAAGATAAAGTCTGTATTTCTGTGCCATTGTTCCATTGTTTTGGCATGGTGATGGGGAATCTGGCGTGTGTGACGCATGGGGCAACCATGGTCTATCCATCTGCTGTATTTAATCCTTTGGAAACTTTAAAAGCGATTCATCAAGAACGTTGTACGGCAGCTTATGGCGTACCAACCATGTTTATTGCAACCTTAGAGCATGAACAGTTTAATGATTTTGATCTGTCGAGCTTAAGAACAGGCATTATGGCAGGTAGTCCTTGTCCACGTGAAATTATGCAACGTGTTATAGACCGAATGCATATGTCTGAAATCACCATTTGTTATGGCATGACCGAAACCTCGCCAGTGAGTGTACAAAGCTCGGTAAACGATTCGATTGATAAGCGAGTAAGCACAGTTGGGCATGTCCATCCACATGTTGAAATTAAAATTGTCGATTTAGAAGGGCAAATTGTTCCGCAAGGGACTTTGGGTGAGCTATGCGTCCGTGGTTATTCAGTGATGGCTGGTTATTGGGGTGAAGAGGAAAAGACCCGTGAAGTGATTGATGCGGCTGGCTGGATGCATACGGGTGACATTGCCGAGATGGATCAAGACGGTTTTATTAAAATTAAAGGCCGTATTAAAGATGTCGTGATTCGTGGTGGGGAAAACCTCTTTCCAAAAGAGATTGAAGACTTTTTATATACTCATCCAGACGTAAGCGATGTACAGGTGATTGGCTTGCCAGATGCGAAATATGGTGAGGAACTTTGTGCATGCATTATTCTGCATGAGCATCACCAAGTCGATGAAGACAGCATCCGCCAATTTTGCAAAGAACACATTTCACACAACAAAGTGCCGCGTTATGTCCGATTCTTTAATGAGTTTCCAATGACTGCTTCTGGCAAAGCCCAAAAGTTTAAATTGCAGGAAATTATGCGAGCTGAACTTAATTTAACGGGAAATGTCTTTGACTAA
- a CDS encoding class I SAM-dependent methyltransferase yields MAKDFNSPKVVEGYDVHIRKLIPGYEVIHQQVDAILQSVLPPDAHILIVGCGTGYELEYLLKRHPNWQFTAVDPSLTMLQKAQEQVEILGKSTQVTFVHGETSALPLESCFDAALSILVAHFIADDIKPAFFKDIYDRLKEKAPLLTYDLMTCVNPQQLQALRYLCLAQGLTEEQCQKMLERMAEDFFSLTTEGYIKLLEKTGFESVQPYTQILTYQGFIAKK; encoded by the coding sequence ATGGCAAAAGACTTTAATAGCCCTAAAGTAGTCGAAGGATATGATGTGCATATTCGTAAATTAATTCCGGGCTATGAAGTGATCCACCAACAGGTGGATGCCATTTTGCAGTCGGTGTTGCCACCAGATGCTCATATCTTAATTGTGGGCTGTGGTACGGGTTACGAACTCGAATATTTACTTAAAAGACATCCAAACTGGCAATTCACAGCGGTTGATCCATCTTTAACCATGCTGCAAAAAGCTCAGGAGCAGGTGGAGATTTTAGGTAAATCTACCCAAGTCACTTTTGTTCACGGTGAAACTTCAGCTTTACCTCTCGAGAGTTGCTTTGATGCTGCACTTTCTATTCTCGTGGCTCATTTTATTGCAGATGACATAAAACCAGCCTTCTTTAAGGATATTTATGATCGCTTAAAAGAAAAGGCGCCTTTACTTACCTATGACCTCATGACTTGTGTAAATCCACAACAGCTTCAAGCATTACGTTATTTGTGTTTGGCTCAAGGGTTAACAGAAGAACAATGTCAAAAAATGTTGGAGCGTATGGCGGAGGACTTTTTTAGTTTAACGACTGAAGGATATATAAAGCTTTTGGAAAAGACAGGCTTTGAAAGCGTACAGCCATATACGCAAATTTTGACTTATCAAGGGTTTATTGCAAAAAAATAA
- a CDS encoding DcaP family trimeric outer membrane transporter: protein MKILNTTVQKSLLAVSVTLLMSSAFAGQVNPEIEQLRQEIKELRAMLQTNMEAQKSLAQKRVEQAAPVVTQAPQPIQQTLTKSGAEFNLYGYIRADASYQIKGASTMYNNISGVPLENTPEESAQKDQLHSTVYVTRFGLNFKTPTAIGDVGGKLEMDFFGAATRDQFRIRHAYLTFDKWLIGQTWSTFIAPEYYPETIDAGTFVGSALLRSSLVRYSDNLTANTSFAVSVEDPKYTAATDPDNKMRLPALVGRLNHKFAHGSMLSGRSFVAEKRTNHDSEWAWGVGLGGKYQITPDTLLKADYYHVKGDGRFLLWSNSGYAIDDQNNIHSNEFDTVSLGITHQFTPQIRSTLGYGYMKAKNDNRFAELQRTSTTQNKQLWQGWVNALYNPYKPITLGIEYVYGERETFDNRNGIDNRFNMIASYDF from the coding sequence ATGAAAATTTTAAATACAACGGTTCAAAAAAGCTTGTTGGCAGTTTCTGTGACTCTGCTTATGTCTTCTGCTTTTGCAGGCCAAGTAAACCCTGAAATAGAGCAACTTCGCCAAGAAATAAAAGAACTACGAGCTATGCTACAAACTAATATGGAGGCTCAAAAATCTTTAGCTCAAAAAAGAGTAGAACAAGCTGCTCCTGTAGTTACTCAAGCTCCACAACCTATACAGCAAACATTAACTAAATCTGGTGCAGAATTTAACTTATACGGTTATATACGAGCAGATGCTTCTTATCAAATTAAGGGTGCATCTACGATGTATAACAATATTAGTGGCGTTCCTCTTGAAAATACGCCAGAAGAATCTGCACAGAAAGACCAGTTGCACAGTACGGTTTATGTGACCCGCTTCGGATTGAATTTTAAAACACCTACCGCCATTGGTGATGTGGGCGGAAAGTTAGAAATGGACTTTTTTGGGGCGGCTACACGTGATCAGTTTCGGATACGTCATGCCTATTTAACTTTTGATAAATGGCTTATTGGCCAAACATGGTCGACATTTATTGCCCCTGAATATTACCCAGAAACAATTGATGCGGGTACATTTGTAGGTAGTGCATTATTAAGATCGTCGCTTGTTCGCTATAGCGATAACTTAACGGCAAATACAAGTTTTGCAGTATCAGTTGAAGACCCGAAATATACTGCTGCAACAGATCCAGATAATAAAATGCGTTTACCTGCTTTAGTCGGACGTTTAAATCATAAATTTGCCCATGGTTCGATGCTTTCAGGCCGTAGTTTTGTTGCAGAAAAAAGAACTAACCATGATAGTGAGTGGGCGTGGGGTGTAGGCTTGGGCGGTAAATATCAAATTACCCCTGATACATTACTTAAAGCCGATTATTACCATGTCAAAGGTGATGGACGTTTCTTGCTATGGAGTAACAGTGGTTATGCAATAGACGATCAAAACAATATACATAGCAATGAATTTGACACGGTTTCTTTGGGTATCACTCATCAATTTACACCGCAAATTCGCTCGACTTTAGGCTATGGCTATATGAAGGCTAAAAATGATAACCGTTTTGCCGAATTACAGCGTACGAGTACCACCCAAAACAAACAGCTTTGGCAAGGTTGGGTGAATGCACTTTATAACCCATATAAGCCGATTACTTTGGGTATCGAATATGTTTATGGGGAACGTGAAACATTCGATAATCGTAACGGGATTGATAACCGCTTCAACATGATAGCAAGTTATGATTTTTAA
- a CDS encoding SGNH/GDSL hydrolase family protein — translation MKLYQATLFSLVLFTSFAQADAENSQWITTWSASPQKVWNKDFVFPTLIPEQVSNQTIRQMSKISLGGEAVRLVFTNQYGKQPLYIDQTTIGLANAVTLKSKSTYPVYFSGQLKARILPGKQLISDPIQLPVPDHAQLVVNSFIQKPTMFKTFHWDAKQTSWLISGNQTTNFTTPTDAKTTTARLLLSAIEVKPKQKAHVVAVVGDSITDGATATLDANTRWTDFLAKRLSAHQVAVINSGISGNRLLTDGMGDSVLKRLNSEIFQYSGVKTLIVLVGINDISWPGTAFAPKQQIPYFEALTQGYRRVVSEAHKHNIQVIGATLLPFSGALPNTSLDNYYQPNKDQLRQRINHWIRTSHTFDGVLDLDEGLKDPKHPNRLNPIYDSGDHLHPNDRGNQHMAELVDLDQIIKN, via the coding sequence ATGAAACTTTATCAAGCTACCCTATTTTCTTTGGTTTTATTTACGAGCTTTGCACAAGCTGATGCAGAAAACAGCCAATGGATTACCACTTGGTCTGCGAGCCCTCAAAAAGTCTGGAATAAAGACTTCGTTTTTCCAACACTCATTCCAGAGCAAGTATCTAATCAGACTATTAGACAAATGAGCAAAATTAGTTTGGGCGGTGAAGCTGTTCGGCTCGTTTTTACCAATCAATATGGTAAACAGCCACTTTATATCGATCAAACAACGATTGGTTTAGCGAATGCAGTAACTCTAAAATCTAAGAGTACCTATCCCGTTTATTTTTCTGGTCAACTTAAAGCAAGAATTTTACCTGGCAAACAACTCATAAGTGATCCAATTCAGTTGCCTGTACCCGATCATGCTCAATTAGTGGTGAATAGCTTTATTCAAAAGCCTACAATGTTTAAAACATTTCATTGGGATGCCAAACAAACCAGTTGGCTGATTAGTGGAAATCAGACAACAAATTTCACTACGCCAACCGATGCCAAAACAACGACGGCACGGTTATTACTGTCTGCAATAGAGGTAAAACCCAAACAAAAGGCTCATGTAGTTGCAGTTGTTGGAGACTCAATTACCGATGGGGCGACTGCAACCTTAGATGCAAATACAAGATGGACCGATTTTTTAGCGAAGCGTTTATCAGCACACCAAGTAGCAGTGATTAATAGTGGTATTTCAGGAAATCGATTACTTACCGATGGTATGGGTGATAGCGTTTTAAAACGTTTAAACAGTGAGATATTTCAATATTCAGGCGTTAAAACTTTAATTGTTTTGGTTGGTATCAATGACATTTCATGGCCCGGTACAGCTTTTGCACCTAAACAGCAAATACCCTATTTTGAGGCGCTCACTCAAGGTTATCGACGTGTTGTAAGTGAGGCCCATAAACATAATATTCAGGTGATTGGTGCAACCTTACTTCCGTTCTCTGGTGCTTTGCCTAATACCTCTTTAGATAATTATTATCAACCCAACAAAGATCAATTACGTCAGCGCATTAACCACTGGATAAGAACTAGCCATACCTTTGATGGTGTGCTTGATCTTGATGAAGGCTTAAAAGATCCAAAACATCCCAATCGATTAAATCCAATTTATGATTCTGGAGATCATTTACATCCTAATGATCGCGGCAATCAGCATATGGCAGAATTGGTAGATTTAGATCAAATTATTAAAAATTAA